In the Hemitrygon akajei chromosome 7, sHemAka1.3, whole genome shotgun sequence genome, one interval contains:
- the sdf2l1 gene encoding stromal cell-derived factor 2-like protein 1 — MAGVRARDRSSALGLSMCMLLAAVVTATVASSPTEQQYVTCGSVVKLLNHRHNVRLHSHDVKYGSGSGQQSVTGVSASDDSNSYWTVRGKPGQVCQRGIPIKCGQSIRLTHVNTGRNLHSHHFVSPLSGNQEVSAFGENGEGDDLDVWTVQCSGMRWERDDDVRFKHVGTQVFLTITGEQYGHPIRGQLEVHGTFSPSVDNYWTVMEGVFIKPSAEPLKHDEL; from the exons ATGGCGGGGGTGAGAGCCCGAGATCGGAGCTCTGCGCTGGGGTTGTCTATGTGTATGCTACTGGCCGCCGTTGTCACCGCCACTGTCGCTTCCTCCCCTACCGAGCAGCAATATGTCACCTGCGGTTCAGTGGTGAAGCTCCTCAACCACCGGCACAACGTCCGCCTGCACTCGCACGACGTCAAGTACGGCTCGG GAAGTGGTCAGCAGTCTGTGACTGGTGTAAGTGCTTCGGATGACAGCAACAGCTACTGGACAGTGAGAGGAAAACCAGGCCAGGTTTGTCAGCGAGGAATACCCATCAAATGTGGGCAGTCAATACGACTGACACATGTCAACACTGGAAGAAACCTGCACAGTCACCACTTTGTGTCCCCACTCTCTGGAAATCAG GAAGTAAGTGCATTTGGAGAGAATGGAGAAGGAGATGACTTGGATGTCTGGACTGTACAGTGCAGTGGCATGAGATGGGAGCGTGATGATGATGTTCGTTTCAAGCATGTAGGAACCCAGGTCTTTCTAACCATAACAGGAGAGCAGTATGGCCATCCAATCAGGGGTCAGCTTGAAGTTCATGGCACATTTAGCCCCAGTGTCGACAATTACTGGACAGTGATGGAAGGTGTCTTTATCAAGCCTAGTGCTGAGCCATTAAAACATGATGAGTTGTAG